The DNA window ATCCTTTTTGAACCACAAAGCCGGTTCGATCTCGTCAAACCAAAAGTCTAATACCTGTCTGTGCATCACTGCCTCCTGTTGTTTACATCAGCATAGCATCCTTCATAATACCCCCACATTGCCGCTATTTATCGCGCACCCTGATTACGGAGTTCCCCCGATGGATCATTGCCATACTTCCGATCTCATTTCCCTGGAGCAGGCGCTGGAGAAGATGCTCAGCCAGCTCTCCCCCCTGCAGCAGACCGAATCCATTGCCCTGACCACCGCCGCAGGCCGCATTACCGCCGCACCGGTCATTTCGCCGATTGACGTGCCGCCGTTCGCCAATTCGGCTATGGACGGTTACGCCGTGCGCCTGGCCGATTTGCAAGCCAATGCGCCGTTGCCGGTGGCGGGCAAAGCCTTTGCCGGTGCGCCATTTGATGGCAACTGGCCGGCCAATACCTGCATACGCATTATGACCGGCGCCCCTGTCCCGGTTGGCGCCGAAGCGGTGATCATGCAGGAACAGGCCGAGCTGAGTGATGCAGGCGTGCGCTTTACGGCCGAAGTACAAGCCGGGCAAAATATTCGTCTGGCTGGGGAAGATATTCGCCAGGGCGCAGGCGTGTTAGCCGCAGGCATCAGGCTGGGTGCCGCGCAATTGCCGCTGCTGGCCTCGCTCGGCGTTGCCGAAGTCCAGGTGATGCGCAAACTGAAAGTCGCGGTGTTTTCCACCGGTGACGAGTTACAACCGGTCGGCCAGCCGTTACAGGCCGGGCAAATCTACGATACCAATCGCTTTGCGGTGCGCCTGATGCTGGAACAGCTGGGCTGCGAGGTGATCGATCTGGGCATTATCCGCGACAATCAAGAAGCGCTGCGCGCCGCTTTCGAGCAGGCGGACAGCCAGGCCGACGTGGTGATCAGCAGCGGTGGCGTTTCGGTCGGTGAAGCCGACTACACCAAGCAGATGCTGGATGAACTGGGCGAAGTCAGCTTCTGGAAGCTGGCGATCAAACCGGGTAAGCCTTTTGCCTTCGGCAAGCTGAAACACGCCTGGTTCTGTGGCCTGCCGGGCAACCCGGTTTCTGCCGCCCTGACCTTCTACCAACTGGTGCAACCGCTGCTGGCAAAACTGGCCGGCCACAGCGACTGGCAGTTGCCACCGCGTCTGCAAGCACGCGCATTGACGCCGTTGAAGAAAGCACCGGGCCGTCTCGATTTCCAGCGCGGCGTCTTTAGCAGTAACGCCTATGGCGAGTTGGAAGTCAGCAGCACCGGCCATCAAGGCTCGCACATCTTCAGTTCGTTCAGTCAGGGTAACTGTTTTATCGTACTGGAGCGCGATCGCGGTTCCGTAGCGGTGGGTGAAAAGGTGGAAATTGAGCCTTTCAACGCCCTGCTGAGGAGCTAAGCATGCTGCCGGAATTAACCGATGCCGAAACATTGCGCTATAACCGCCAGATTATCCTGCGTGGTTTCGACTTCGACGGTCAGGAAAAGCTGAAAGCCGCACGGGTAATGATTGTTGGCCTGGGTGGCTTGGGTTGCGCCGCCGCGCCCTATTTGGCTGCCGCAGGGGTGGGTCATCTGACGCTGGTTGATTTCGACACCGTTTCGCTCTCCAACCTGCAACGCCAGATCCTGCACCGCGACGCGCGCATTGGCATGGCGAAGGTTGATTCGGCGCGTATCGAACTGAGCGCCATCAATCCGCATATCCATATTGATGCCGTTGACGGGCAACTGGACGATGAACAGATGGCGGCACAGATTGCCGCCAACGATCTGGTGCTGGACTGTACCGACAACGTGGCAACGCGCGATCTGCTCAACCGCCTGTGCCATGCGCAGCGCAAACCGCTGGTGTCCGGCGCGGCGATCCGTATGGAAGGGCAACTCAGCGTCTTCACTTACCAGGCCAATGAACCTTGCTACCGCTGTCTGAGCCGGTTATTCGGTGATAACGCCCTGACCTGCGTCGAGGCCGGTGTGATGGCACCGCTGGTGGGTACCATCGGCACTCTGCAGGCTATCGAGGCCATCAAACTGCTGACGCAATACGGCCAGCCGCTCACCGGCAAACTGCTGATGTTTGACGCCATGACGATGCAGTTCCGTGAGATGAAGCTGCCGAAGGATCCGCAGTGCGAGGTGTGTGGCGGGGAATAGCAGACACAAAAAAGGCGGGAATATTCGCTCCCGCCTTTTTAATGCCGTAACAGAAGTTACACGATACCCTGGCTACGCAGATAGTCTTCGTAGTTGCCGGTAAAGTCGATAACCTTGGTCGGCGTCATTTCCAGTACGCGGGTCGCCAGCGAGCTAACGAACTCACGGTCGTGGGAAACGAAGATCAGGGTGCCTTCGTACATTTCCAACGCCATGTTCAGCGACTCGATGGATTCCATATCCAGGTGGTTAGTCGGTTCATCCATAATCAGGATGTTAGGGCGCTGCATCATCAGCTTGCCGAACAGCATACGGCCCTTTTCACCACCAGACAGCA is part of the Serratia quinivorans genome and encodes:
- the moeA gene encoding Molybdopterin molybdenumtransferase; this encodes MDHCHTSDLISLEQALEKMLSQLSPLQQTESIALTTAAGRITAAPVISPIDVPPFANSAMDGYAVRLADLQANAPLPVAGKAFAGAPFDGNWPANTCIRIMTGAPVPVGAEAVIMQEQAELSDAGVRFTAEVQAGQNIRLAGEDIRQGAGVLAAGIRLGAAQLPLLASLGVAEVQVMRKLKVAVFSTGDELQPVGQPLQAGQIYDTNRFAVRLMLEQLGCEVIDLGIIRDNQEALRAAFEQADSQADVVISSGGVSVGEADYTKQMLDELGEVSFWKLAIKPGKPFAFGKLKHAWFCGLPGNPVSAALTFYQLVQPLLAKLAGHSDWQLPPRLQARALTPLKKAPGRLDFQRGVFSSNAYGELEVSSTGHQGSHIFSSFSQGNCFIVLERDRGSVAVGEKVEIEPFNALLRS
- the moeB gene encoding Molybdopterin-synthase adenylyltransferase encodes the protein MLPELTDAETLRYNRQIILRGFDFDGQEKLKAARVMIVGLGGLGCAAAPYLAAAGVGHLTLVDFDTVSLSNLQRQILHRDARIGMAKVDSARIELSAINPHIHIDAVDGQLDDEQMAAQIAANDLVLDCTDNVATRDLLNRLCHAQRKPLVSGAAIRMEGQLSVFTYQANEPCYRCLSRLFGDNALTCVEAGVMAPLVGTIGTLQAIEAIKLLTQYGQPLTGKLLMFDAMTMQFREMKLPKDPQCEVCGGE